The Glandiceps talaboti chromosome 19, keGlaTala1.1, whole genome shotgun sequence genome contains a region encoding:
- the LOC144450319 gene encoding colorectal mutant cancer protein-like isoform X4, whose protein sequence is MVKKMMSNLQLHLAALASLKGEIIELTNRLQHVTAERDSLERKFVKAQAERARLIREQDERIESQAQRYEDRIIELHSVIAELNKKLDRSQGNVIREEDEYSHSESTPPSNISQSGGSCSASCQNGSDSAPLEHVNDLNAELSRVVGELEHVVDHRKVNDSYQHNIMSADQHVQQLTTASHHVEEQALQAVKEVESLQFEMSPSPPNGTVDISCCGCEYQQGTLQHEYSLLREENENLNSTVCQQEEDISKLKNSIIGVRDERERLRRKVRELQSKIQSLETINASTKTSTSSSKQTQASQILMQGVKSGSMPPNSRQGPINPSTGEISASSSDARSDLPIAKVAERRKLKPTGSESNKPTGERPVLGQDLLNVGVTNTKVAEHLVHTLQDCSNVQEIFQTLYSHGSAISEGRIREFEVEMERLNSKIENLKSQNDLLQLTLEESKANADRLTILVGKYESNNTALQMAVNYSDQCIEAYDVLLTLMESEQQVLLGNCRAAGLANMGDQSLGDEQEETTAMLKRVHDNRKAAENMAKSLLQRLDRSCGSMVCHVPGCTIQPWEDLSSHSHTSTTSSTASSCDTEFTREDEQRLRDYIQQLKNDRAAVRLTMMELESVHIDPLSHDITTRIDSQRLDLENAVLMQELNAVKEEKAELKAQNYLLEKEKKAIELKLSTREAQEQAYLVHIEHLKSEVKEKELFQRKKGDTIPGQDGSSPGAMTTTPSITLAELSNYELGDVESDPSMPRDLTEAHKREKKLKMRIHELVATLEKLQKNSELRHQQSAEFVSDLKRANSALVTAYEKAKKKHQSRLKKLEAQMMAMVERHETQMRMMRQRIVLLEEENATCARPPHNETSL, encoded by the exons TTACATCTGGCTGCACTGGCCTCTCTGAAAGGAGAAATAATCGAATTGACGAATCGGCTTCAACATGTGACAGCTGAGAGAGACTCCTTGGAGAGAAAATTTGTCAAAGCACAG GCGGAGAGGGCGCGTCTGATACGTGAACAAGACGAGCGGATTGAATCACAGGCACAGCGTTATGAAGACAGGATTATTGAACTTCATAGTGTGATCGCCGAGTTAAATAAAAAATTAGACAGGTCACAGGGAAATGTCATCAG GGAGGAAGATGAGTATTCTCACAGTGAGTCAACCCCTCCTAGCAATATTAGTCAGAGTGGAGGAAGCTGCAGTGCCAGTTGTCAAAATGGAAGTGATTCAGCCCCCTTAG AACATGTGAATGATTTGAATGCTGAACTATCCAGGGTTGTTGGAGAGTTGGAACATGTTGTTGATCACAGGAAGGTCAACGATTCCTACCAACATAATATTATGTCGGCCGACCAACATGTGCAGCAACTCACTACAGCCAGCCATCATGTAGAAGAACAAGCACTTCAA GCTGTGAAAGAAGTGGAGTCGTTACAATTTGAAATGTCGCCCTCACCTCCAAATGGAACCGTAGATATATCATGTTGTGGATGTGAATACCAACAAGGCACATTACAACATGAATATAGTCTGCTCcgagaagaaaatgaaaatttgaattcaaCTGTCTGCCAACAAGAAGAAGACATTAGTAAACTTAAAAATAGTATTATTGGAGTCCGAGACGAAAGAGAAAGACTTCGAAGAAAG GTACGTGAGTTACAATCAAAAATCCAAAGTTTAGAAACAATAAACGCGAGTACAAAAACAAGTACAAGTAGCAGTAAACAAACGCAAGCATCGCAGATCTTAATGCAGGGCGTCAAATCAGGATCGATGCCACCAAACTCGCGACAAGGCCCGATCAATCCAAGTACAGGTGAAATCAGCGCATCAAGTAGCGACGCACGAAGCGATTTACCAATCGCAAAAGTTGCCGAGAGACGAAAACTGAAACCAACAGGATCGGAAAGTAACAAGCCAACAGGAGAAAGACCAGTACTTGGTCAAGATCTTCTGAATGTGGGG GTTACAAACACAAAAGTGGCTGAACACTTGGTGCATACTTTACAGGATTGTTCCAATGTACAGGAAATCTTCCAGACGCTGTATTCCCATGGATCGGCTATCTCCGAAGGCAGAATCCGGGAATTTGAAGTAGAAATGGAGAGACTGAAtagcaaaattgaaaatttgaaatcacaaaatgaCTTGTTACAATTAACATTAGAAGAGAGCAAAGCAAATGCGGACAGATTAACGATTCTAGTCGGAAAATACGAAAGTAATAATACGGCGTTACAAATGGCCGTTAATTATAGCGATCAGTGTATCGAAGCTTACGACGTTTTGTTGACACTTATGGAGAGTGAACAGCAGGTGTTGCTAGGCAACTGTCGGGCAGCCGGACTTGCTAATATGG GTGACCAATCATTAGGGGATGAGCAAGAGGAAACCACGGCGATGCTAAAACGTGTCCATGACAACCGGAAGGCTGCCGAAAATATGGCGAAGTCGTTACTACAACGTCTAGACCGTAGCTGTGGTAGTATGGTGTGTCATGTACCAGGGTGTACAATACAACCTTGGGAAGACTTGTCATCACATAGTCATACAAG TACGACAAGTTCAACAGCAAGTAGTTGTGACACGGAGTTCACGCGAGAAGATGAACAGAGATTGAGAGATTACATTCAGCAATTGAAGAACGACAGAGCAGCGGTTCGTCTCACAATGATGGAGTTAGAAAGTGTACATATAGACCCACTGAGTCATGACATCACAACACGAATTGACAGCCAGAGATTGGATCTTGAGAACGCAGTACTCATGCAGGAACTTAACGCTGTCAAG GAAGAGAAAGCTGAATTAAAAGCACAGAACTACCTCTTAGAGAAAGAAAAGAAGGCTATTGAACTTAAACTGAGTACTAGGGAGGCTCAAGAACAAGCCTACCTAGTACACATTGAACACTTAAAGTCAGAAGTTAAAGAAAAAGAactatttcaaagaaaaaagGGTGATACCATTCCAGGACAG GATGGTTCAAGCCCAGGTGCTATGACAACCACTCCATCCATCACGTTAGCTGAACTCAGTAACTATGAGCTAGGTGACGTCGAGTCTGATCCCAGCATGCCACGGGATCTCACCGAGGCTCACAAACGGGAGAAGAAACTTAAAATGAGAATACATGAGTTGGTCGCAACGTTGGAAAAGTTACAGAAGAATTCTGAGCTTAGGCATCAACAGTCAGCTGAGTTTGTGTCAGATTTAAAACGGGCAAATAG TGCATTAGTGACGGCGTATGAAAAGGCCAAGAAAAAACATCAAAGTAGACTGAAAAAATTGGAAGCCCAGATGATGGCTATGGTAGAGAGACATGAAACACAG ATGCGAATGATGAGACAACGCATAGTATTACTGGAGGAGGAAAACGCTACATGTGCAAGACCACCCCATAATGAGACGTCGTTATGA
- the LOC144450319 gene encoding colorectal mutant cancer protein-like isoform X2 produces MNSTLTTWRHLFLRSVAQARQGGHTATLHLAALASLKGEIIELTNRLQHVTAERDSLERKFVKAQAERARLIREQDERIESQAQRYEDRIIELHSVIAELNKKLDRSQGNVIREEDEYSHSESTPPSNISQSGGSCSASCQNGSDSAPLEHVNDLNAELSRVVGELEHVVDHRKVNDSYQHNIMSADQHVQQLTTASHHVEEQALQAVKEVESLQFEMSPSPPNGTVDISCCGCEYQQGTLQHEYSLLREENENLNSTVCQQEEDISKLKNSIIGVRDERERLRRKVRELQSKIQSLETINASTKTSTSSSKQTQASQILMQGVKSGSMPPNSRQGPINPSTGEISASSSDARSDLPIAKVAERRKLKPTGSESNKPTGERPVLGQDLLNVGVTNTKVAEHLVHTLQDCSNVQEIFQTLYSHGSAISEGRIREFEVEMERLNSKIENLKSQNDLLQLTLEESKANADRLTILVGKYESNNTALQMAVNYSDQCIEAYDVLLTLMESEQQVLLGNCRAAGLANMGDQSLGDEQEETTAMLKRVHDNRKAAENMAKSLLQRLDRSCGSMVCHVPGCTIQPWEDLSSHSHTSTTSSTASSCDTEFTREDEQRLRDYIQQLKNDRAAVRLTMMELESVHIDPLSHDITTRIDSQRLDLENAVLMQELNAVKEEKAELKAQNYLLEKEKKAIELKLSTREAQEQAYLVHIEHLKSEVKEKELFQRKKGDTIPGQDGSSPGAMTTTPSITLAELSNYELGDVESDPSMPRDLTEAHKREKKLKMRIHELVATLEKLQKNSELRHQQSAEFVSDLKRANSALVTAYEKAKKKHQSRLKKLEAQMMAMVERHETQMRMMRQRIVLLEEENATCARPPHNETSL; encoded by the exons TTACATCTGGCTGCACTGGCCTCTCTGAAAGGAGAAATAATCGAATTGACGAATCGGCTTCAACATGTGACAGCTGAGAGAGACTCCTTGGAGAGAAAATTTGTCAAAGCACAG GCGGAGAGGGCGCGTCTGATACGTGAACAAGACGAGCGGATTGAATCACAGGCACAGCGTTATGAAGACAGGATTATTGAACTTCATAGTGTGATCGCCGAGTTAAATAAAAAATTAGACAGGTCACAGGGAAATGTCATCAG GGAGGAAGATGAGTATTCTCACAGTGAGTCAACCCCTCCTAGCAATATTAGTCAGAGTGGAGGAAGCTGCAGTGCCAGTTGTCAAAATGGAAGTGATTCAGCCCCCTTAG AACATGTGAATGATTTGAATGCTGAACTATCCAGGGTTGTTGGAGAGTTGGAACATGTTGTTGATCACAGGAAGGTCAACGATTCCTACCAACATAATATTATGTCGGCCGACCAACATGTGCAGCAACTCACTACAGCCAGCCATCATGTAGAAGAACAAGCACTTCAA GCTGTGAAAGAAGTGGAGTCGTTACAATTTGAAATGTCGCCCTCACCTCCAAATGGAACCGTAGATATATCATGTTGTGGATGTGAATACCAACAAGGCACATTACAACATGAATATAGTCTGCTCcgagaagaaaatgaaaatttgaattcaaCTGTCTGCCAACAAGAAGAAGACATTAGTAAACTTAAAAATAGTATTATTGGAGTCCGAGACGAAAGAGAAAGACTTCGAAGAAAG GTACGTGAGTTACAATCAAAAATCCAAAGTTTAGAAACAATAAACGCGAGTACAAAAACAAGTACAAGTAGCAGTAAACAAACGCAAGCATCGCAGATCTTAATGCAGGGCGTCAAATCAGGATCGATGCCACCAAACTCGCGACAAGGCCCGATCAATCCAAGTACAGGTGAAATCAGCGCATCAAGTAGCGACGCACGAAGCGATTTACCAATCGCAAAAGTTGCCGAGAGACGAAAACTGAAACCAACAGGATCGGAAAGTAACAAGCCAACAGGAGAAAGACCAGTACTTGGTCAAGATCTTCTGAATGTGGGG GTTACAAACACAAAAGTGGCTGAACACTTGGTGCATACTTTACAGGATTGTTCCAATGTACAGGAAATCTTCCAGACGCTGTATTCCCATGGATCGGCTATCTCCGAAGGCAGAATCCGGGAATTTGAAGTAGAAATGGAGAGACTGAAtagcaaaattgaaaatttgaaatcacaaaatgaCTTGTTACAATTAACATTAGAAGAGAGCAAAGCAAATGCGGACAGATTAACGATTCTAGTCGGAAAATACGAAAGTAATAATACGGCGTTACAAATGGCCGTTAATTATAGCGATCAGTGTATCGAAGCTTACGACGTTTTGTTGACACTTATGGAGAGTGAACAGCAGGTGTTGCTAGGCAACTGTCGGGCAGCCGGACTTGCTAATATGG GTGACCAATCATTAGGGGATGAGCAAGAGGAAACCACGGCGATGCTAAAACGTGTCCATGACAACCGGAAGGCTGCCGAAAATATGGCGAAGTCGTTACTACAACGTCTAGACCGTAGCTGTGGTAGTATGGTGTGTCATGTACCAGGGTGTACAATACAACCTTGGGAAGACTTGTCATCACATAGTCATACAAG TACGACAAGTTCAACAGCAAGTAGTTGTGACACGGAGTTCACGCGAGAAGATGAACAGAGATTGAGAGATTACATTCAGCAATTGAAGAACGACAGAGCAGCGGTTCGTCTCACAATGATGGAGTTAGAAAGTGTACATATAGACCCACTGAGTCATGACATCACAACACGAATTGACAGCCAGAGATTGGATCTTGAGAACGCAGTACTCATGCAGGAACTTAACGCTGTCAAG GAAGAGAAAGCTGAATTAAAAGCACAGAACTACCTCTTAGAGAAAGAAAAGAAGGCTATTGAACTTAAACTGAGTACTAGGGAGGCTCAAGAACAAGCCTACCTAGTACACATTGAACACTTAAAGTCAGAAGTTAAAGAAAAAGAactatttcaaagaaaaaagGGTGATACCATTCCAGGACAG GATGGTTCAAGCCCAGGTGCTATGACAACCACTCCATCCATCACGTTAGCTGAACTCAGTAACTATGAGCTAGGTGACGTCGAGTCTGATCCCAGCATGCCACGGGATCTCACCGAGGCTCACAAACGGGAGAAGAAACTTAAAATGAGAATACATGAGTTGGTCGCAACGTTGGAAAAGTTACAGAAGAATTCTGAGCTTAGGCATCAACAGTCAGCTGAGTTTGTGTCAGATTTAAAACGGGCAAATAG TGCATTAGTGACGGCGTATGAAAAGGCCAAGAAAAAACATCAAAGTAGACTGAAAAAATTGGAAGCCCAGATGATGGCTATGGTAGAGAGACATGAAACACAG ATGCGAATGATGAGACAACGCATAGTATTACTGGAGGAGGAAAACGCTACATGTGCAAGACCACCCCATAATGAGACGTCGTTATGA
- the LOC144450319 gene encoding colorectal mutant cancer protein-like isoform X3: MHLNDQDDSNNRMISRRGISSHLKLHLAALASLKGEIIELTNRLQHVTAERDSLERKFVKAQAERARLIREQDERIESQAQRYEDRIIELHSVIAELNKKLDRSQGNVIREEDEYSHSESTPPSNISQSGGSCSASCQNGSDSAPLEHVNDLNAELSRVVGELEHVVDHRKVNDSYQHNIMSADQHVQQLTTASHHVEEQALQAVKEVESLQFEMSPSPPNGTVDISCCGCEYQQGTLQHEYSLLREENENLNSTVCQQEEDISKLKNSIIGVRDERERLRRKVRELQSKIQSLETINASTKTSTSSSKQTQASQILMQGVKSGSMPPNSRQGPINPSTGEISASSSDARSDLPIAKVAERRKLKPTGSESNKPTGERPVLGQDLLNVGVTNTKVAEHLVHTLQDCSNVQEIFQTLYSHGSAISEGRIREFEVEMERLNSKIENLKSQNDLLQLTLEESKANADRLTILVGKYESNNTALQMAVNYSDQCIEAYDVLLTLMESEQQVLLGNCRAAGLANMGDQSLGDEQEETTAMLKRVHDNRKAAENMAKSLLQRLDRSCGSMVCHVPGCTIQPWEDLSSHSHTSTTSSTASSCDTEFTREDEQRLRDYIQQLKNDRAAVRLTMMELESVHIDPLSHDITTRIDSQRLDLENAVLMQELNAVKEEKAELKAQNYLLEKEKKAIELKLSTREAQEQAYLVHIEHLKSEVKEKELFQRKKGDTIPGQDGSSPGAMTTTPSITLAELSNYELGDVESDPSMPRDLTEAHKREKKLKMRIHELVATLEKLQKNSELRHQQSAEFVSDLKRANSALVTAYEKAKKKHQSRLKKLEAQMMAMVERHETQMRMMRQRIVLLEEENATCARPPHNETSL; encoded by the exons TTACATCTGGCTGCACTGGCCTCTCTGAAAGGAGAAATAATCGAATTGACGAATCGGCTTCAACATGTGACAGCTGAGAGAGACTCCTTGGAGAGAAAATTTGTCAAAGCACAG GCGGAGAGGGCGCGTCTGATACGTGAACAAGACGAGCGGATTGAATCACAGGCACAGCGTTATGAAGACAGGATTATTGAACTTCATAGTGTGATCGCCGAGTTAAATAAAAAATTAGACAGGTCACAGGGAAATGTCATCAG GGAGGAAGATGAGTATTCTCACAGTGAGTCAACCCCTCCTAGCAATATTAGTCAGAGTGGAGGAAGCTGCAGTGCCAGTTGTCAAAATGGAAGTGATTCAGCCCCCTTAG AACATGTGAATGATTTGAATGCTGAACTATCCAGGGTTGTTGGAGAGTTGGAACATGTTGTTGATCACAGGAAGGTCAACGATTCCTACCAACATAATATTATGTCGGCCGACCAACATGTGCAGCAACTCACTACAGCCAGCCATCATGTAGAAGAACAAGCACTTCAA GCTGTGAAAGAAGTGGAGTCGTTACAATTTGAAATGTCGCCCTCACCTCCAAATGGAACCGTAGATATATCATGTTGTGGATGTGAATACCAACAAGGCACATTACAACATGAATATAGTCTGCTCcgagaagaaaatgaaaatttgaattcaaCTGTCTGCCAACAAGAAGAAGACATTAGTAAACTTAAAAATAGTATTATTGGAGTCCGAGACGAAAGAGAAAGACTTCGAAGAAAG GTACGTGAGTTACAATCAAAAATCCAAAGTTTAGAAACAATAAACGCGAGTACAAAAACAAGTACAAGTAGCAGTAAACAAACGCAAGCATCGCAGATCTTAATGCAGGGCGTCAAATCAGGATCGATGCCACCAAACTCGCGACAAGGCCCGATCAATCCAAGTACAGGTGAAATCAGCGCATCAAGTAGCGACGCACGAAGCGATTTACCAATCGCAAAAGTTGCCGAGAGACGAAAACTGAAACCAACAGGATCGGAAAGTAACAAGCCAACAGGAGAAAGACCAGTACTTGGTCAAGATCTTCTGAATGTGGGG GTTACAAACACAAAAGTGGCTGAACACTTGGTGCATACTTTACAGGATTGTTCCAATGTACAGGAAATCTTCCAGACGCTGTATTCCCATGGATCGGCTATCTCCGAAGGCAGAATCCGGGAATTTGAAGTAGAAATGGAGAGACTGAAtagcaaaattgaaaatttgaaatcacaaaatgaCTTGTTACAATTAACATTAGAAGAGAGCAAAGCAAATGCGGACAGATTAACGATTCTAGTCGGAAAATACGAAAGTAATAATACGGCGTTACAAATGGCCGTTAATTATAGCGATCAGTGTATCGAAGCTTACGACGTTTTGTTGACACTTATGGAGAGTGAACAGCAGGTGTTGCTAGGCAACTGTCGGGCAGCCGGACTTGCTAATATGG GTGACCAATCATTAGGGGATGAGCAAGAGGAAACCACGGCGATGCTAAAACGTGTCCATGACAACCGGAAGGCTGCCGAAAATATGGCGAAGTCGTTACTACAACGTCTAGACCGTAGCTGTGGTAGTATGGTGTGTCATGTACCAGGGTGTACAATACAACCTTGGGAAGACTTGTCATCACATAGTCATACAAG TACGACAAGTTCAACAGCAAGTAGTTGTGACACGGAGTTCACGCGAGAAGATGAACAGAGATTGAGAGATTACATTCAGCAATTGAAGAACGACAGAGCAGCGGTTCGTCTCACAATGATGGAGTTAGAAAGTGTACATATAGACCCACTGAGTCATGACATCACAACACGAATTGACAGCCAGAGATTGGATCTTGAGAACGCAGTACTCATGCAGGAACTTAACGCTGTCAAG GAAGAGAAAGCTGAATTAAAAGCACAGAACTACCTCTTAGAGAAAGAAAAGAAGGCTATTGAACTTAAACTGAGTACTAGGGAGGCTCAAGAACAAGCCTACCTAGTACACATTGAACACTTAAAGTCAGAAGTTAAAGAAAAAGAactatttcaaagaaaaaagGGTGATACCATTCCAGGACAG GATGGTTCAAGCCCAGGTGCTATGACAACCACTCCATCCATCACGTTAGCTGAACTCAGTAACTATGAGCTAGGTGACGTCGAGTCTGATCCCAGCATGCCACGGGATCTCACCGAGGCTCACAAACGGGAGAAGAAACTTAAAATGAGAATACATGAGTTGGTCGCAACGTTGGAAAAGTTACAGAAGAATTCTGAGCTTAGGCATCAACAGTCAGCTGAGTTTGTGTCAGATTTAAAACGGGCAAATAG TGCATTAGTGACGGCGTATGAAAAGGCCAAGAAAAAACATCAAAGTAGACTGAAAAAATTGGAAGCCCAGATGATGGCTATGGTAGAGAGACATGAAACACAG ATGCGAATGATGAGACAACGCATAGTATTACTGGAGGAGGAAAACGCTACATGTGCAAGACCACCCCATAATGAGACGTCGTTATGA